The Streptomyces sp. NBC_00162 genome window below encodes:
- a CDS encoding ABC transporter ATP-binding protein translates to MPDQGDATGGTYGTGGARSAPSAVRVEGLWKRFGEQVAVSGIDLELPAGKFIGLVGPNGAGKTTTLSMVTGLLRPDMGRVFVAGHDVWADPVEVKSRIGVLPEGLRLFERLSGRELLGYMGRLRGLPGEETDKRATQLLEVLDLAGSQHKLVVDYSTGMRKKIGLAAALLHNPEVLFLDEPFEGVDPVSAQTIRGVLERYTASGATVVFSSHVMELVESLCDWVAVMAAGQIRAAGPLADVRGSAPSLQAAFLELVGAHGRDAAGDSLDWLGGGSGTAVAR, encoded by the coding sequence ATGCCGGACCAGGGTGATGCGACGGGCGGGACGTACGGGACGGGTGGCGCGCGATCCGCGCCGTCCGCCGTGCGGGTGGAAGGTCTGTGGAAGCGCTTCGGCGAGCAGGTGGCCGTCTCCGGGATCGACCTGGAGCTGCCCGCGGGCAAGTTCATCGGGCTGGTCGGCCCGAACGGCGCGGGAAAGACGACAACGCTGTCGATGGTGACCGGGCTGCTGCGCCCGGACATGGGACGGGTCTTCGTCGCCGGGCATGACGTGTGGGCGGACCCGGTCGAGGTGAAATCGCGGATCGGCGTGCTGCCGGAGGGGCTGCGGCTCTTCGAGCGGCTTTCGGGGCGCGAACTGCTCGGCTACATGGGCCGGTTGCGGGGGCTGCCGGGCGAGGAGACCGACAAGCGGGCGACGCAGCTGCTGGAGGTCCTGGACCTGGCGGGCTCGCAGCACAAGCTCGTCGTGGACTACTCGACGGGCATGCGCAAGAAGATCGGCCTGGCGGCCGCGCTGCTGCACAACCCCGAGGTGCTGTTCCTGGACGAGCCGTTCGAGGGCGTGGACCCGGTGTCGGCACAGACCATCCGCGGGGTGCTGGAACGTTACACCGCGTCCGGTGCCACGGTCGTCTTCTCCTCCCACGTGATGGAGCTCGTCGAGTCGCTGTGCGACTGGGTGGCGGTCATGGCCGCCGGGCAGATCCGCGCCGCGGGCCCGCTGGCCGACGTACGGGGCTCCGCGCCCTCCCTCCAGGCCGCCTTCCTCGAACTGGTCGGCGCCCACGGGCGCGACGCCGCCGGGGACTCCCTGGACTGGCTGGGCGGCGGCTCCGGGACGGCGGTCGCACGATGA
- a CDS encoding transporter has product MTAVTASTAATTSASAPASVTAVFVRLKLSLMRNGLKGSSKRKAAWITSLVFALVVGFFVTLGLAVLHGNAHAGTVVVLLAAILALGWAFMPLFFPTGDETLDPSRLVMLPLRPRPLVRALLASSLVGIGPLFTLCLAVGSVIAVAHGAAGVAASVVAVPLLLLGCVALARAVATANVRLLTSRKGRDLALLSGLLIAVGAQLANFASQRLFQTGGLSQLEPAEAVVRWLPPATAVGMVDSASKGSYGVAAAQLALTVGALALLLWSWERSLTKLMVTPDGSTIAAAKPEKDRSAGGFWSLLPAGRTGAAMQRTLRYAVRDPKTKSAWVTALAIGLIVPVFNALQGTGSLYLACFGAGMLGVQMYNQFGQDTSAFWMVAQTISTPRDAYVELRARACALALVTVPYTVFVTVVTAALVGNWSGFPAALGLALALLGAMLCTGAVASARYPYSIPTDGAFKNVAPGQGGLAWMGIFGGMLASALIAAPVIALTIWLNVADLQDVSWLVLPLGVAWGTLATWAGLRLAAPTVARRLPEILLAVSKG; this is encoded by the coding sequence ATGACCGCGGTCACCGCATCCACCGCTGCCACCACTTCCGCTTCCGCTCCTGCCTCTGTGACGGCGGTTTTCGTACGGCTGAAGCTGTCGCTGATGCGCAACGGGCTGAAGGGCTCCTCCAAGCGCAAGGCCGCCTGGATCACCTCGCTGGTCTTCGCGCTGGTGGTCGGCTTCTTCGTCACGCTCGGCCTGGCCGTGCTGCACGGCAACGCCCACGCGGGCACGGTCGTCGTACTGCTGGCCGCGATCCTGGCGCTCGGCTGGGCCTTCATGCCGCTGTTCTTCCCCACCGGAGACGAGACCCTGGACCCGAGCCGGCTGGTCATGCTGCCGCTGCGCCCGCGTCCTCTCGTACGGGCCCTGCTGGCCTCCTCGCTGGTCGGCATCGGACCGCTGTTCACGCTGTGCCTGGCGGTCGGCTCGGTGATAGCCGTCGCGCACGGCGCCGCCGGGGTGGCGGCCTCGGTGGTGGCCGTCCCGCTGCTGCTCCTGGGCTGCGTGGCCCTCGCGCGGGCGGTGGCCACGGCCAACGTGCGGCTGCTGACCAGCCGCAAGGGGCGGGACCTGGCGCTGCTCAGCGGCCTGCTGATCGCGGTGGGCGCGCAGCTGGCCAACTTCGCCAGCCAGCGCCTGTTCCAGACGGGCGGACTGTCCCAGCTGGAGCCGGCCGAGGCGGTGGTGCGCTGGCTGCCGCCGGCGACCGCCGTCGGCATGGTGGACTCCGCGAGCAAGGGCTCGTACGGGGTGGCGGCGGCCCAACTGGCCCTCACGGTCGGCGCCCTGGCCCTGCTGCTCTGGTCCTGGGAGCGCAGCCTGACCAAGCTGATGGTCACCCCGGACGGCTCGACCATCGCGGCCGCCAAGCCGGAGAAGGACCGCAGCGCGGGCGGCTTCTGGTCGCTGCTGCCGGCGGGCCGGACGGGCGCGGCCATGCAGCGGACCCTGCGCTACGCGGTCCGCGACCCGAAGACGAAGTCGGCGTGGGTGACCGCGCTGGCGATCGGCCTGATCGTCCCGGTCTTCAACGCCCTCCAGGGCACGGGCTCGCTCTACCTCGCCTGCTTCGGCGCCGGGATGCTCGGCGTCCAGATGTACAACCAGTTCGGGCAGGACACCTCGGCGTTCTGGATGGTCGCGCAGACCATCTCCACCCCGCGCGACGCGTACGTGGAACTGCGCGCGCGGGCCTGTGCGCTGGCCCTGGTCACCGTCCCGTACACGGTCTTCGTGACGGTGGTGACGGCCGCCCTGGTCGGCAACTGGTCCGGCTTCCCGGCGGCGCTGGGGCTGGCCCTGGCCCTGCTGGGCGCGATGCTCTGCACGGGGGCGGTGGCCTCGGCCCGGTACCCGTACTCGATCCCGACGGACGGCGCGTTCAAGAACGTCGCCCCGGGACAGGGCGGCCTGGCCTGGATGGGCATCTTCGGCGGAATGCTCGCGTCGGCGCTGATCGCCGCCCCGGTGATCGCCCTGACGATCTGGCTCAACGTGGCGGACCTCCAGGACGTGTCCTGGCTGGTGCTCCCGCTGGGCGTGGCCTGGGGCACGCTGGCGACCTGGGCCGGCCTGCGCCTGGCGGCCCCGACGGTGGCACGGAGGCTGCCGGAGATCCTGCTGGCGGTCAGCAAGGGGTGA
- a CDS encoding bifunctional DNA primase/polymerase, translating into MGVTETAPIPKQRGEQLLDHAVRYAEERHWDVFAGTWLEAGDGRELCSCGAEDCATPGAHPAVKDWAAQATGSAVRVRQIWGRHPGASILMPTGRTFDALDVPDAAGFLALARLERMERTLGPVTLTPDHRMLFFVLPGAGAKVADLVRKLGWTPSALDLVARGEGEYVAAPPTRFGGRGSVQWARRPTPANRWLPDTEELIDALAYACGSEAAADRKRRQA; encoded by the coding sequence ATGGGAGTCACGGAGACCGCACCCATCCCCAAGCAGCGCGGCGAGCAGCTGCTGGACCATGCCGTGCGGTACGCGGAAGAACGGCACTGGGATGTCTTCGCCGGCACCTGGCTGGAGGCGGGCGACGGACGGGAGCTGTGCTCCTGCGGGGCAGAGGACTGCGCGACCCCGGGCGCGCACCCGGCGGTGAAGGACTGGGCTGCGCAGGCGACCGGCAGCGCGGTGCGGGTCCGGCAGATCTGGGGGAGGCACCCGGGGGCCTCGATCCTGATGCCCACGGGCCGGACGTTCGACGCGCTGGACGTGCCGGACGCCGCCGGGTTCCTGGCCCTGGCGCGGCTGGAGCGCATGGAGCGCACGCTCGGGCCGGTCACCCTCACGCCCGACCACCGGATGCTGTTCTTCGTCCTGCCGGGCGCCGGGGCCAAGGTCGCGGACCTCGTGCGCAAGCTGGGCTGGACGCCGTCGGCGCTCGACCTGGTCGCCCGGGGCGAGGGCGAGTACGTGGCCGCTCCGCCCACCCGCTTCGGCGGCCGGGGCTCGGTCCAGTGGGCGCGGCGGCCCACGCCGGCGAACCGGTGGCTGCCGGACACGGAGGAACTGATCGACGCGCTGGCGTACGCGTGCGGGAGCGAGGCCGCCGCCGACCGAAAGCGGCGCCAGGCCTGA
- a CDS encoding SIS domain-containing protein: MSESKLAGQFFDAAIGLLERVRDEEATRIAEAGSLVADAVADGKRLFAFGAGHSSLPAQDVVYRAGGLALMNFLAVPGTAGIDVMPATLGSALERVDGLAAAVLDSSPASEGDVLVIISLSGRNALPVEMAMNARAIGLKVIGVTSLAYATETRSRHASGTFLKDHCDLVLDSKIAVGDAELSIDGIDAPFAPASTVVTSAIMQAVMAAAAGELAARGIEPPLLRSGNVDGGHEWNGRVMKEYGDRIFFRH, from the coding sequence ATGAGCGAGAGCAAGCTGGCCGGTCAGTTCTTCGACGCCGCCATCGGCCTTCTGGAGCGGGTGCGGGACGAGGAGGCCACGCGGATCGCCGAGGCCGGCTCCCTCGTCGCCGACGCCGTGGCGGACGGGAAGCGGCTCTTCGCCTTCGGCGCCGGGCACTCCTCGCTGCCCGCCCAGGACGTGGTCTACCGGGCCGGCGGACTGGCCCTGATGAACTTCCTCGCGGTCCCGGGCACCGCCGGCATCGACGTCATGCCCGCGACGCTGGGCAGCGCGCTGGAACGGGTCGACGGCCTCGCCGCCGCCGTCCTGGACAGCAGCCCCGCCTCCGAAGGCGACGTCCTGGTGATCATCTCCCTCTCCGGGCGCAACGCGCTGCCGGTCGAGATGGCCATGAACGCCCGCGCCATCGGCCTCAAGGTGATCGGCGTGACCTCGCTGGCGTACGCGACCGAGACCAGGTCGCGGCACGCCTCCGGCACCTTCCTGAAGGACCACTGCGACCTCGTCCTCGACAGCAAGATCGCGGTCGGCGACGCCGAGCTGAGCATCGACGGCATCGACGCGCCCTTCGCCCCCGCCTCCACCGTCGTGACCAGCGCGATCATGCAGGCGGTCATGGCGGCGGCGGCCGGCGAGCTCGCCGCCCGCGGGATCGAGCCCCCGCTGCTGCGCTCGGGCAACGTCGACGGCGGCCACGAGTGGAACGGCCGCGTCATGAAGGAGTACGGCGACCGGATCTTCTTCCGCCACTAG
- a CDS encoding citrate synthase 2 — MSDFVPGLEGVVAFETEIAEPDKEGGALRYRGVDIEDLVGHVSFGNVWGLLVDGAFNPGLPAAEPFPIPVHSGDIRVDVQSALAMLAPVWGLKPLLDIDEQTARDDLARAAVMALSYVAQSARGQGLPMVPQREIDKAESVVERFMIRWRGEPDPKHVKAVDAYWTSAAEHGMNASTFTARVIASTGADVAAALSGAVGAMSGPLHGGAPSRVLGMIEEIERTGDAVAYVKKALDKGERLMGFGHRVYRAEDPRARVLRRTAKELDAPRYEVAAALEKAALEELHARRPDRVLATNVEFWAAIMLDFAEVPAHMFTSMFSCARTAGWSAHILEQKRTGRLVRPSARYIGPGRRDPRDIGGYADIADTA; from the coding sequence ATGTCCGACTTCGTACCCGGGCTCGAAGGGGTCGTCGCGTTCGAGACGGAGATCGCCGAACCCGATAAGGAAGGCGGTGCGCTCCGCTACCGCGGTGTCGACATCGAAGACCTGGTCGGGCACGTCTCCTTCGGGAACGTGTGGGGCCTGCTGGTCGACGGAGCGTTCAACCCCGGCCTGCCCGCCGCCGAGCCCTTCCCGATCCCCGTCCACTCCGGTGACATCCGTGTCGACGTGCAGTCCGCGCTCGCCATGCTCGCCCCCGTGTGGGGTCTGAAACCGCTCCTGGACATCGACGAGCAGACCGCGCGCGACGATCTCGCGCGCGCGGCCGTCATGGCGCTGTCGTACGTCGCCCAGTCCGCCCGCGGCCAGGGCCTGCCGATGGTCCCGCAGCGGGAGATCGACAAGGCCGAGTCCGTCGTCGAGCGGTTCATGATCCGCTGGCGGGGCGAGCCGGACCCCAAGCACGTCAAGGCCGTCGACGCGTACTGGACCTCGGCCGCCGAGCACGGGATGAACGCCTCCACCTTCACCGCGCGCGTCATCGCCTCCACCGGCGCGGACGTGGCGGCGGCGCTGTCCGGCGCCGTCGGCGCGATGTCCGGGCCGCTGCACGGCGGGGCGCCCTCGCGGGTGCTCGGCATGATCGAGGAGATCGAGCGCACCGGCGACGCCGTGGCGTACGTGAAGAAGGCCCTGGACAAGGGCGAGCGGCTGATGGGCTTCGGGCACCGGGTCTACCGCGCCGAGGACCCGCGCGCCCGTGTGCTGCGGCGTACGGCCAAGGAGCTGGACGCGCCGCGCTACGAGGTGGCCGCCGCGCTGGAGAAGGCCGCGCTGGAGGAGCTGCACGCGCGCCGCCCCGACCGGGTGCTGGCCACCAACGTGGAGTTCTGGGCCGCGATCATGCTGGACTTCGCGGAGGTCCCGGCGCACATGTTCACCTCGATGTTCAGCTGCGCCCGTACCGCCGGCTGGTCGGCGCACATCCTGGAGCAGAAGCGCACGGGCCGCCTGGTGCGTCCGTCGGCGCGCTACATCGGCCCCGGCCGGCGTGACCCGCGGGACATCGGGGGCTACGCCGACATCGCCGACACCGCCTGA
- a CDS encoding TetR/AcrR family transcriptional regulator, with amino-acid sequence MVAVTGAPGPKQARSRVTRRHLLEAAVSCLAEHGWAGSTVSVVAERAGVSRGAAQHHFRTREDLFTAAVEYVAEERSTALRELFHAGPAARPAVVEALVDLYTGTLFRAALQLWVAASNEEQLRPRVTELEARVGRETHRIAVELLGADESVPGVRETVQGLLDMARGLGLANVLTDDTARRDRVVAQWARVLDATLG; translated from the coding sequence ATGGTCGCTGTGACCGGCGCGCCCGGCCCCAAGCAGGCGCGCAGCCGCGTCACCCGCCGCCACCTCCTCGAGGCAGCCGTCTCCTGCCTGGCCGAACACGGCTGGGCGGGCTCCACCGTCTCCGTCGTCGCCGAACGGGCCGGCGTCTCCAGGGGCGCGGCCCAGCACCACTTCCGCACGCGCGAGGACCTGTTCACCGCGGCCGTCGAGTACGTCGCCGAGGAGCGCTCCACCGCCCTGCGCGAGCTCTTCCACGCCGGGCCGGCCGCCCGCCCCGCCGTGGTCGAGGCGCTCGTGGACCTGTACACGGGCACCCTCTTCCGGGCCGCGCTCCAGCTGTGGGTCGCCGCCTCCAACGAGGAACAGCTGCGCCCCCGGGTCACCGAACTGGAGGCCCGCGTCGGCCGGGAGACCCACCGCATCGCCGTGGAACTGCTGGGAGCGGACGAGTCCGTCCCCGGCGTACGGGAGACCGTGCAGGGCCTCCTCGACATGGCCCGCGGCCTCGGCCTGGCCAACGTGCTCACCGACGACACGGCCCGCCGCGACCGCGTGGTCGCCCAGTGGGCCCGCGTCCTGGACGCGACCCTGGGCTGA
- a CDS encoding PAS domain-containing protein yields the protein MTASGRDETTDDDLLAALLDGMDAALCAFDSDGVITHWNREAERILGWSAAEAVGRKGFEGWAVRAADAQDVQDRLMAAQDVPGRQVHEFALLTKDGGRVLVRTQSAGVPGADGKPAGVYCAFTEVHAQIDLERSIALSEALLEDAAWGVVLVDVDLRPAVVNTHAARALGAGRTALLGRPLGELLVQGVEELEGALQHVLAEGAPPAPVELWVSVRTPEGPRRRCLRCGFLRLASPLAEEPVPLGVAWLFQDVTEARQAQLDTAQLRFRSHQLHRAGRAAAECEDPAEAAAVRLDFALAGFAEHALLDVLDPSAGPERRRLVRSAVSPPALPGPGAIPVRYEAGHPALQALDRIGSVRTSAPRGAVDPEWARARHWPEGAAHVLCTVLRSRGRTLGAVTFVRGPSRAAFEGPDAAYAEEVAGRIAADLDLAAGTRS from the coding sequence GTGACTGCTTCCGGACGTGACGAGACCACCGACGACGATCTGCTCGCAGCGCTGCTCGACGGGATGGACGCCGCGCTGTGCGCGTTCGACTCCGATGGCGTGATCACCCACTGGAACCGCGAGGCCGAGCGGATCCTGGGCTGGTCCGCTGCCGAGGCCGTCGGGCGCAAGGGCTTCGAGGGATGGGCGGTGCGGGCCGCCGACGCACAGGACGTGCAGGACAGGCTCATGGCCGCCCAGGACGTGCCGGGCCGGCAGGTGCACGAGTTCGCGCTGCTGACCAAGGACGGCGGGCGCGTCCTCGTACGCACCCAGTCCGCCGGGGTGCCGGGCGCGGACGGGAAACCGGCCGGGGTGTACTGCGCGTTCACCGAGGTGCACGCGCAGATCGACCTGGAGCGGTCCATCGCGCTGAGCGAGGCCCTGCTGGAGGACGCCGCGTGGGGCGTCGTCCTCGTCGACGTCGACCTGCGGCCCGCCGTGGTCAACACGCACGCCGCGCGGGCCCTGGGGGCCGGGCGCACCGCTCTGCTGGGCCGTCCCCTCGGGGAGCTGCTCGTCCAGGGGGTGGAGGAGCTCGAGGGCGCCCTCCAGCACGTGCTCGCCGAGGGGGCGCCGCCCGCCCCGGTGGAGCTGTGGGTGTCGGTGCGGACGCCGGAAGGGCCGCGCCGGCGGTGCCTGCGCTGCGGGTTCCTCAGGCTGGCCTCGCCGCTCGCGGAGGAGCCGGTGCCGCTCGGGGTGGCCTGGCTGTTCCAGGACGTCACCGAGGCCCGGCAGGCCCAGCTGGACACCGCGCAGCTGCGGTTCCGCTCCCACCAGCTGCACCGCGCGGGCCGGGCCGCCGCCGAGTGCGAGGACCCGGCCGAGGCGGCGGCCGTACGCCTGGACTTCGCCCTCGCGGGCTTCGCCGAGCACGCGCTGCTGGACGTACTGGACCCCTCGGCCGGTCCCGAGCGGCGGCGGCTCGTACGCTCCGCCGTCTCGCCGCCCGCGCTGCCGGGGCCCGGGGCGATCCCCGTGCGGTACGAGGCCGGACACCCGGCGCTGCAGGCCCTGGACCGGATCGGCTCGGTGCGGACGAGCGCGCCGCGCGGGGCGGTGGACCCGGAGTGGGCGCGGGCCCGCCACTGGCCCGAGGGCGCGGCGCACGTGCTGTGCACGGTGCTGCGCAGCCGGGGGCGGACCCTGGGAGCCGTGACGTTCGTACGCGGACCCTCGCGGGCCGCCTTCGAGGGACCGGACGCGGCGTACGCGGAGGAGGTCGCGGGCCGGATCGCCGCCGATCTGGACCTGGCGGCGGGGACACGTTCCTAA
- a CDS encoding enoyl-CoA hydratase family protein — translation MAPLVHAAQATGITTLTLDSPANRNALSADLVEELRAALAAAGADPAARAVLLTHTGTTFCAGADLKSPCDPADFLALLREIAELPKPVLARVTGHVRAGGLGLLGACDITAAGPKSSYAFTETHLGLAPAVISMPLLPRLEPRAAARYFLTAEPFGAAEAARIGLLTLHAEEDVDKALEPVLAGLRKASPQGLAATKALTAAAVREALDRDGARLTELSAALFASDEAREGITARFERRDPSWSL, via the coding sequence ATGGCTCCACTCGTGCATGCCGCGCAAGCGACCGGCATCACCACCCTCACCCTGGACTCCCCGGCCAACCGCAACGCACTCTCCGCGGACCTCGTCGAGGAGCTGCGCGCCGCCCTCGCCGCGGCGGGAGCGGACCCGGCGGCCCGCGCCGTCCTCCTCACCCACACCGGCACCACCTTCTGCGCCGGGGCCGACCTCAAGTCCCCCTGCGACCCGGCCGACTTCCTGGCCCTGCTCCGCGAGATCGCCGAACTGCCCAAGCCCGTCCTCGCCCGCGTCACCGGCCACGTCCGCGCGGGCGGCCTCGGCCTGCTCGGCGCCTGCGACATCACCGCCGCCGGGCCGAAGTCCTCGTACGCCTTCACCGAGACCCACCTGGGCCTGGCCCCCGCCGTGATCTCCATGCCGCTGCTCCCGCGTCTCGAACCGCGCGCGGCCGCCCGCTACTTCCTCACCGCCGAGCCCTTCGGCGCCGCCGAAGCCGCCCGCATCGGCCTGCTGACCCTGCACGCGGAAGAAGACGTGGACAAGGCCCTCGAGCCCGTCCTCGCCGGCCTGCGCAAGGCCTCCCCGCAGGGCCTGGCCGCCACCAAGGCACTGACCGCCGCCGCCGTACGCGAGGCCCTGGACCGCGACGGCGCCCGCCTGACCGAGCTGTCCGCCGCGCTCTTCGCCTCGGACGAGGCCCGCGAGGGCATCACCGCCCGCTTCGAGCGCCGGGACCCGTCATGGTCGCTGTGA
- a CDS encoding metal-dependent transcriptional regulator, translating into MSGLIDTTEMYLRTILELEEEGVVPMRARIAERLDQSGPTVSQTVARMERDGLVAVASDRHLELTEEGRRLATRVMRKHRLAECLLVDVIGLEWEQVHAEACRWEHVMSEAVERRVLELLRHPTESPYGNPIPGLEELGEKAEADPFLEDGMVSLSELDPGADGKTVVVRRIGEPIQTDAQLMYTLRRAGVQPGSVVSVTESPGGVLVGSGGEAAELDAEVASHVFVAKR; encoded by the coding sequence ATGTCCGGACTGATCGACACCACGGAGATGTATCTCCGCACCATCCTTGAGCTGGAAGAGGAAGGTGTGGTCCCCATGCGCGCCCGTATCGCCGAGCGGCTCGACCAGAGCGGCCCGACGGTGAGCCAGACGGTGGCGCGGATGGAGCGGGACGGGCTGGTGGCCGTCGCCAGCGACCGGCACCTGGAGCTGACGGAGGAGGGGCGGCGGCTGGCGACGCGCGTGATGCGCAAGCACCGGCTCGCCGAGTGTCTGCTCGTCGACGTCATCGGCCTGGAGTGGGAGCAGGTGCACGCCGAGGCCTGCCGCTGGGAGCACGTGATGAGCGAGGCGGTGGAGCGGCGCGTACTGGAGCTGCTGCGCCACCCGACCGAGTCGCCGTACGGGAACCCGATCCCGGGTCTGGAGGAGCTGGGTGAGAAGGCCGAGGCGGACCCGTTCCTGGAGGACGGCATGGTCAGCCTCTCCGAGCTGGACCCGGGCGCCGACGGCAAGACCGTGGTCGTGCGCCGGATCGGGGAGCCGATCCAGACGGACGCCCAGCTGATGTACACGCTGCGGCGGGCGGGCGTGCAGCCCGGCTCGGTGGTGAGCGTGACCGAGTCCCCGGGCGGTGTGCTGGTCGGCAGCGGCGGCGAGGCCGCCGAGCTGGACGCGGAGGTCGCCTCGCACGTGTTCGTGGCGAAGCGCTGA
- a CDS encoding alpha/beta hydrolase — MVQRIDVTGADGVRLAAWEFREADPAAGAQPAGPDPRPAVLLLHGLMGRAFHWAGTARWLGEHRRVIALDQRGHGQSDRPPAGHDVRTSLGREAFVADAEAVVEQLGLAPVTLIGHSMGALTAWQLAARRPDLVEAVVICDMRASALGEASQQEWEDWFHRWPVPFPTQDAARRWFGEDDPRVERPDPGRGAFFAEVMHEAPDGWRPLFSRRQMLTARETWVHDAHWEELAQVRCPTLVVRGLDGELGRAEAQEMVRVLPAGRYAEIPDAGHYLHYDQPAALRAALEPFLEGVRADASR, encoded by the coding sequence GTGGTACAGCGCATCGATGTGACAGGGGCCGACGGCGTACGCCTGGCCGCCTGGGAGTTCCGCGAAGCGGATCCTGCGGCCGGGGCGCAGCCGGCCGGGCCGGACCCCCGCCCCGCGGTGCTCTTACTCCACGGGCTCATGGGCCGCGCCTTCCACTGGGCCGGCACCGCCCGCTGGCTCGGCGAGCACCGCCGCGTCATCGCCCTGGACCAGCGCGGCCACGGCCAGAGCGACCGCCCGCCGGCCGGCCACGACGTCCGGACCTCCTTGGGGCGTGAGGCCTTCGTGGCCGACGCGGAGGCCGTCGTCGAGCAGCTCGGCCTGGCCCCCGTGACCCTGATCGGCCACTCCATGGGCGCCCTCACCGCATGGCAGCTCGCGGCCCGCCGCCCGGACCTGGTCGAAGCCGTGGTCATCTGCGACATGCGCGCCTCGGCTCTCGGCGAAGCCTCGCAGCAGGAGTGGGAGGACTGGTTCCACCGCTGGCCGGTGCCCTTCCCGACGCAGGACGCCGCCCGCCGCTGGTTCGGCGAGGACGACCCCCGGGTGGAACGGCCCGACCCCGGCCGCGGCGCGTTCTTCGCCGAGGTCATGCACGAGGCCCCGGACGGCTGGCGCCCGCTCTTCTCCCGCCGCCAGATGCTGACGGCCCGCGAGACCTGGGTCCACGACGCCCACTGGGAGGAGCTGGCCCAGGTCCGCTGCCCCACGCTGGTCGTCCGCGGCCTGGACGGCGAACTGGGCCGCGCCGAAGCCCAGGAGATGGTCCGCGTCCTCCCGGCGGGCCGCTACGCCGAAATCCCGGACGCGGGCCACTACCTCCACTACGACCAGCCGGCAGCTCTGCGCGCGGCCCTGGAGCCCTTCCTGGAGGGTGTCAGGGCAGACGCTTCACGTTGA
- the pdxH gene encoding pyridoxamine 5'-phosphate oxidase, with protein sequence MANVTHQDLDPAIMRKQYRSEIVEEDSLAEDPMRQFDRWFQQAAASHIFEPNAMIVSTATADGRPSSRTVLLKQFDERGFVFFTNYESRKGRELAENPHIALLFPWHPISRQVVVTGTAARIGRDETAAYFRSRPHGSQLGAWASEQSSVIGSRAELDRRYAELAARYPEGEQVPVPPQWGGLRVTPDEVEFWQGHENRLHDRLRYVRDAEKWRVERLCP encoded by the coding sequence ATGGCCAACGTGACCCACCAGGACCTTGACCCCGCCATCATGCGCAAGCAGTACCGCTCGGAGATCGTGGAGGAGGACAGCCTCGCCGAGGACCCGATGCGGCAGTTCGACCGGTGGTTCCAGCAGGCCGCCGCCTCGCACATCTTCGAACCCAACGCCATGATCGTCTCCACGGCGACCGCCGACGGCCGCCCCAGCTCCCGTACGGTGCTGCTCAAGCAGTTCGACGAGCGTGGCTTTGTCTTCTTCACCAACTACGAGTCCCGCAAGGGCCGCGAGCTCGCCGAGAACCCGCACATCGCCCTGCTCTTCCCCTGGCACCCCATCTCCCGCCAGGTCGTCGTCACCGGTACGGCGGCCCGCATCGGCCGCGACGAGACGGCGGCGTACTTCCGCTCCCGCCCGCACGGCTCGCAGCTGGGCGCCTGGGCGAGCGAGCAGTCCAGCGTGATCGGCTCCCGCGCGGAACTGGACCGCCGCTACGCGGAGCTCGCCGCCCGCTACCCGGAGGGCGAACAGGTCCCGGTCCCGCCGCAGTGGGGCGGCCTGCGCGTCACGCCGGACGAGGTGGAGTTCTGGCAGGGCCACGAGAACCGCCTCCACGACCGCCTGCGGTACGTCCGCGATGCCGAGAAGTGGCGCGTCGAGCGTCTCTGCCCGTAG